From the Prunus dulcis chromosome 4, ALMONDv2, whole genome shotgun sequence genome, one window contains:
- the LOC117626535 gene encoding dihydropyrimidinase-like has translation MASSSSPQRLLHLLSLILLLFAFCSISESSLFCDAGFGYGESCGVSSSSSTKLLIKGGTVVNAHEMEVADVYVEDGIIVAVRPNIKVGDDVTVLDATGKFVMPGGIDPHTHLGFEFMGSETIDDFFSGQAAALAGGTTMHIDFVIPVNGSLLSGLEAYEKKSKKSCMDYGFHMAITKWDEVVSKEMEIMVNEKGINSFKFFMAYKGSLMINDELLLQGFKKCKSLGALAMVHAENGDAADEGQRRMIELGITGPEGHALSRPPVLEGEATARAIQLAGFMNTPLYVVHVMSIDAMEEISKARKSGQKVIGEPVVSGLVLNDSWLWDPDFITAAKYVMSPPIRAAAHGKALQAALSMGTLQLVGTDHCPFNSTQKALGIDDFRKIPNGVNGIEERMHLVWDTMVESGQISVTDYVRVTSTECARIFNIYPRKGAIRAGSDADIIILNPNSSFEISAKSHHSRSDTNVYEGWRGKGKVEVTISGGRVVWLNDELKVFPGSGKYVEMRPFSYLFNGIGKADAKYLSSLKAPVKRFRATT, from the exons ATGGCGTCCAGCTCCAGTCCTCAACGCCTCCTCCATCTGTTATCTCTCATCCTTCTTCTCTTCGCCTTTTGTTCCATCTCAGAATCAAGCCTG TTTTGCGATGCTGGATTTGGATATGGCGAGTCGTGTGGCGTTTCTTCGTCTTCGTCGACCAAGTTGTTGATCAAAGGCGGAACTGTAGTGAATGCTCATGAGATGGAGGTCGCTGATGTTTATGTGGAGGATGGAATCATTGTTGCTGTTAGGCCTAATATTAAG GTTGGTGATGATGTCACTGTGCTTGATGCCACTGGAAAGTTTGTCATGCCAG GAGGCATTGATCCTCATACCCACCTAGGCTTTGAGTTCATGGGTTCAGAAACCATTGATGATTTCTTCAGTGGTCAGGCTGCAGCGTTAGCTGGTGGAACAACAATGCACATTGACTTTGTTATACCAGTTAATGGAAGTTTATTGTCAGGATTAGAAGCTTATGAAAAAAAGTCTAAGAAGTCCTGCATGGATTATGGTTTCCATATGGCAATTACAAAATGGGATGAAGTTGTTTCAAAAGAAATGGAAATAATGGTCAATGAGAAAG GTATAAAttctttcaagtttttcaTGGCATACAAGGGGTCTCTTATGATCAATGATGAGCTTCTGCTACAAGGATTCAAAAAGTGCAAGTCTCTTGGTGCGTTAGCTATGGTTCATGCTGAAAATGGAGATGCTGCAGATGAAGGACAGAGAAGAATGATAGAACTTGGTATTACTGGTCCAGAGGGACATGCTCTTTCAAGGCCCCCAGTG CTGGAAGGAGAAGCAACTGCTCGAGCAATTCAACTTGCAGGTTTCATGAACACTCCCCTCTATGTAGTTCACGTGATGAGCATTGATGCTATGGAAGAAATTTCTAAAGCTCGCAAATCAG GGCAGAAGGTTATTGGAGAACCAGTAGTTTCTGGGTTAGTGCTGAATGATTCTTGGCTTTGGGATCCTGACTTTATCACTGCCGCCAA GTATGTCATGAGTCCCCCTATAAGGGCCGCAGCACATGGCAAAGCCCTTCAAGCTGCTCTTTCAATGGGAACTCTGCAG CTTGTAGGAACCGATCATTGTCCTTTCAACTCAACGCAGAAAGCTCTTGGAATTGATGATTTCCGGAAAATTCCAAATGGTGTCAATG GTATTGAGGAGAGGATGCATCTTGTATGGGATACAATGGTG GAATCCGGTCAAATTTCTGTTACTGACTATGTCCGGGTGACAAGTACTGAATG TGCTAGGATTTTCAATATATATCCGAGGAAGGGAGCAATTCGTGCCGGTTCGGATGCAGATATAATTATACTCAATCCGAACTCAAGCTTTGAAATAAGTGCAAAGTCCCACCACTCTAGATCTGATACCAATGTCTACGAGGGATGGAGAGGGAAG GGAAAGGTTGAAGTGACCATTTCTGGTGGAAGGGTTgtttggttaaatgatgagtTGAAGGTTTTTCCTGGTTCTGGCAAGTACGTAGAAATGCGACCCTTCAGTTATCTTTTCAATGGAATTGGCAAGGCAGATGCAAAGTATCTATCTTCTCTTAAAGCCCCTGTAAAGCGTTTTAGAGCCACCACTTAA